A genomic segment from Deinococcus sp. YIM 77859 encodes:
- a CDS encoding ABC transporter substrate-binding protein encodes MNKLLLTALLASLPTAGAATLVFGNNGDPVSLESGNITDGISIAVQRQIYDTLVDFKDGTTDPVPGLATSWKANKDATQWTFTLRRGVKFHDGTPFNADAVIFNVNRWWDPKNAYGFRNQGHTYEIWGQLMGGYKGDATSVLKNVVKINDYTVRFDMNKPSTVFPSVIGSGYFGIASPAAIKKDGAKYGTPASKPVGTGPFIFQSWKTGDRIVLLPNKLYWGSKPKVDQLVIRSIKDASQRLNELKAGTIDFANDLTPDSLKAIQADKNLVAVKRPSFNVGFVSLNNRNEYLKNDKVRQAISMAINKKAIVDAFWPGLGISNASFLPPVLSWANSKNVPADYRFDPTAAKKLLAEAGYPNGFSIDLWYMPVSRPYFPQPKPIAEAIAADLSAIGIKVNLKTEDWAKYLEDRRKEPGFDMYMIGWTGDYGDPDNFYSAYYGPGGSDDINWNPAELVRLLDQGRAAVSQADKAKVYAQIHEITYKANYRIPVVHSQPLAAARSYVKGWVPSPLGSEAFNNISVAGKK; translated from the coding sequence ATGAATAAACTGCTGTTGACTGCCCTGCTTGCCAGCCTGCCCACCGCCGGCGCGGCCACACTCGTCTTCGGGAACAACGGTGATCCCGTCAGTCTGGAATCCGGCAATATCACCGACGGCATCAGCATCGCTGTGCAGCGCCAGATCTATGACACCCTGGTGGACTTTAAGGACGGCACCACCGATCCTGTTCCCGGCCTGGCGACGAGCTGGAAAGCCAACAAGGACGCGACCCAGTGGACCTTTACCCTGCGCAGGGGCGTGAAGTTTCATGACGGTACCCCCTTTAACGCTGACGCGGTGATCTTTAACGTCAACCGCTGGTGGGATCCCAAAAACGCCTACGGCTTCCGTAACCAAGGGCACACCTATGAGATCTGGGGGCAACTCATGGGCGGCTACAAGGGGGACGCGACCTCCGTCCTGAAAAATGTCGTCAAGATCAATGACTACACGGTGCGCTTCGATATGAATAAGCCCTCCACCGTGTTTCCCAGCGTGATTGGCTCCGGGTACTTCGGCATCGCGAGTCCGGCGGCGATCAAAAAGGACGGCGCCAAGTACGGCACGCCGGCCAGCAAACCGGTCGGCACCGGCCCCTTTATCTTCCAAAGCTGGAAGACGGGTGACCGCATTGTGCTGCTTCCCAACAAGCTGTACTGGGGCAGCAAGCCCAAGGTGGACCAACTGGTGATTCGCTCCATCAAGGATGCCTCTCAGCGCCTGAATGAGCTGAAAGCCGGAACCATCGACTTTGCCAACGACCTCACGCCGGATAGCCTCAAGGCCATTCAGGCGGATAAGAACCTGGTCGCCGTCAAGCGTCCCTCCTTCAACGTGGGCTTTGTGAGCTTGAATAACCGCAACGAGTACCTCAAAAACGACAAGGTGCGGCAGGCGATCAGCATGGCGATCAACAAAAAGGCGATTGTGGACGCCTTCTGGCCGGGGTTGGGCATCAGCAATGCCTCGTTCCTGCCGCCGGTGCTGAGCTGGGCCAACTCCAAAAACGTGCCTGCCGACTACCGGTTTGATCCTACCGCCGCCAAGAAACTGCTGGCGGAGGCGGGGTATCCGAACGGCTTCAGCATCGACCTGTGGTATATGCCGGTCAGCCGCCCGTACTTCCCGCAGCCCAAGCCCATCGCCGAAGCGATTGCCGCCGACCTCAGCGCCATCGGCATCAAGGTGAACCTGAAGACCGAGGACTGGGCCAAGTACCTCGAAGACCGCCGCAAGGAACCCGGCTTTGACATGTACATGATCGGCTGGACCGGTGACTACGGCGATCCCGACAACTTCTACAGTGCCTACTACGGGCCCGGCGGTTCCGACGACATCAACTGGAACCCTGCTGAACTCGTTCGCCTGCTTGATCAGGGCCGTGCCGCCGTCAGCCAGGCCGACAAGGCCAAGGTCTACGCTCAGATTCACGAGATCACCTACAAGGCGAACTACCGCATTCCGGTGGTGCACAGCCAGCCGCTTGCCGCGGCCCGCAGCTACGTGAAGGGCTGGGTGCCCAGCCCGCTGGGAAGCGAAGCCTTTAACAACATCAGCGTCGCGGGCAAGAAGTAA
- a CDS encoding metal-binding protein, protein MPSGRVHNLINIAAYSVLSAGVLLVTREGHLSVTPLQALHFSLGFFVGTFLLSPDLDLAEGRVDSKRRWGLLGFLWVPYGMLCRHRGLSHTWLLGPLTRLAYLAVIAGLIVGLLRFVWPDVPLPRLPQPISLKVVVPLLTGYYLSQWLHLIADGVRPDHGLRQARREVRKRC, encoded by the coding sequence GTGCCCAGCGGACGCGTCCATAACCTGATCAACATCGCCGCCTACAGTGTCCTCTCGGCTGGAGTGCTGCTCGTCACCCGCGAGGGCCACCTGAGCGTTACGCCGTTGCAGGCCCTTCACTTCAGTTTGGGCTTCTTTGTCGGCACCTTTCTGCTCTCACCCGATCTTGACCTCGCCGAAGGCCGAGTGGACAGCAAACGGCGCTGGGGCCTGCTGGGCTTCCTGTGGGTGCCCTATGGAATGCTCTGCCGCCACCGGGGCCTTTCGCACACCTGGCTGCTCGGTCCCCTCACCCGCCTGGCGTACCTGGCGGTCATCGCGGGCCTCATCGTCGGTCTGCTGCGCTTTGTGTGGCCGGACGTGCCCTTGCCCCGCCTCCCGCAGCCCATCAGCCTGAAGGTGGTGGTCCCCCTGCTCACGGGCTACTACCTCAGCCAGTGGCTTCACCTGATCGCCGACGGCGTGCGGCCCGACCACGGGTTGCGGCAGGCGCGGCGAGAAGTCCGGAAACGGTGTTGA
- a CDS encoding polysaccharide deacetylase family protein, whose translation MRRRTWAALSLLAYAALPYGLVQRLNLGLLREGRQRRKALALTFDDGPDPATTPAVLDALQEAGARATFFVIAGRAEAHPELIRRMLEAGHGVEAHAARHVHAWVRTPWGAFLDPLRAARRVSAVTGRPVRLHRPPHGAYTLATWLGQRAAGVTGAHWSVEGRDWHSASTPEGVRRRVNELIFPGAVVVLHDAGPGARNTLPMLPGLLSDLKERGYGLVRLDELDGLRPLTFRDLPRRLMGGLDRVFDHRGGTRPAGGRADNLFRVGPARFPLSGVTLQGGTPVPKGTPAAEFHVNNPLLVDLGLRRALRLAREDFRDLARDLQTRPEVQGAQVVFCLSALAPLLATLGFETRDLPPTAARRLRAWANVLRWAYGSHSQAPEPRLSVMRREAFIARYGKGAALRSESPDPPSHEPLPSSP comes from the coding sequence ATGAGGCGGCGTACCTGGGCTGCGCTGAGCCTGCTGGCATACGCAGCTCTCCCCTACGGCCTGGTGCAGCGGCTGAACCTGGGGCTCCTGCGGGAGGGCCGGCAGCGCCGCAAAGCCCTGGCCCTCACCTTCGACGACGGTCCTGACCCGGCCACCACGCCCGCTGTGCTGGACGCTCTTCAGGAGGCGGGTGCGCGGGCCACCTTCTTCGTGATCGCGGGGCGAGCGGAGGCGCACCCGGAGCTGATCCGCCGAATGCTGGAGGCGGGTCACGGGGTGGAAGCCCACGCCGCGCGGCACGTCCATGCCTGGGTGAGGACGCCCTGGGGGGCCTTTCTCGACCCACTGCGGGCGGCCCGGCGCGTCTCGGCGGTGACGGGGCGGCCCGTTCGCCTCCACCGGCCTCCCCACGGGGCCTACACCCTCGCCACGTGGCTGGGCCAACGCGCAGCGGGTGTTACCGGCGCCCACTGGAGCGTTGAAGGCCGCGACTGGCACTCCGCCTCCACACCGGAAGGCGTGCGGCGGCGGGTGAATGAGCTCATCTTTCCCGGTGCGGTCGTCGTGCTGCACGACGCAGGCCCGGGCGCGAGGAATACCCTGCCCATGCTCCCGGGCCTCCTTTCTGATCTGAAAGAACGCGGGTACGGGCTCGTTCGGCTGGACGAGCTGGACGGCTTGCGTCCCCTCACGTTCCGCGACCTGCCCCGGCGCCTGATGGGGGGGCTTGACCGGGTGTTTGACCATCGAGGAGGAACTCGACCGGCGGGGGGGCGGGCCGACAACCTCTTCCGTGTCGGGCCGGCGCGCTTTCCCCTCTCCGGGGTCACGCTGCAAGGCGGCACGCCCGTCCCCAAGGGCACGCCCGCCGCTGAGTTCCACGTCAATAACCCGCTTCTTGTAGACCTAGGCCTGCGCCGTGCTCTTCGCCTCGCCCGCGAGGACTTCCGCGACCTCGCCCGCGACCTCCAGACCCGACCAGAAGTGCAGGGGGCCCAGGTGGTGTTCTGCCTCAGTGCCCTCGCGCCCCTGCTCGCCACACTGGGCTTCGAAACCCGCGACCTTCCGCCCACCGCGGCGCGCCGCCTGCGGGCCTGGGCGAATGTGCTGAGGTGGGCCTACGGCAGTCACTCCCAAGCGCCGGAGCCGCGGCTCAGCGTGATGAGGAGGGAAGCCTTCATCGCGAGGTATGGAAAGGGGGCCGCGCTCCGGAGCGAAAGCCCCGACCCCCCTTCCCACGAACCACTACCCTCTTCCCCGTGA
- a CDS encoding ABC transporter permease, translating to MGSYLIRRILRTLLVMIGISVVVFAFVRSIPGDPATVMLGERATPEAAAALREQLGLNKPWFINYKDPAHLLEAQYPKYMAQLLQGDLGSGLKSNIPVRDELVNRFPATAELAIAALLFALLVGLPAGILAALRRNSVWDNLATTISLVGVSMPVFWLGLLLSYFFAVRLGWLPPSARLGNDVTLEPITGFYVLDALLRGQPAAAWDALRHLILPAIALGTIPLAIIARITRSSLLEVLGQDYVRTARAKGLASRTVTLKHALRNALLPVVTVIGLQAGALLGGAVLTETIFSWPGLGSWLYEAISQRDYPVIQGGVIFAALVVSVVNLLVDLSYAALDPRIQYR from the coding sequence ATGGGCAGTTATCTGATACGGCGCATTCTGCGAACACTGCTGGTGATGATCGGCATCAGCGTGGTGGTGTTTGCGTTTGTGCGCTCGATTCCCGGTGACCCGGCCACCGTGATGCTGGGTGAGCGGGCTACGCCGGAAGCCGCCGCCGCACTGCGCGAGCAGCTGGGACTGAATAAGCCCTGGTTTATCAACTACAAGGACCCAGCCCATCTCTTGGAGGCGCAGTACCCCAAGTACATGGCTCAACTGCTGCAGGGCGACCTGGGCAGCGGCCTCAAGAGCAATATTCCGGTGCGTGACGAACTGGTGAACCGCTTTCCCGCCACGGCCGAACTTGCGATCGCTGCGCTCCTCTTCGCCCTGCTTGTCGGCCTGCCTGCCGGTATTCTGGCCGCCCTGCGGCGCAACAGCGTGTGGGACAACTTGGCCACCACCATCAGCCTGGTGGGCGTGAGCATGCCGGTGTTCTGGCTGGGCCTGCTGCTGTCGTATTTTTTTGCCGTGCGCCTGGGGTGGTTACCGCCCAGCGCCCGGCTGGGCAACGACGTGACGCTTGAACCCATCACCGGCTTCTACGTGCTGGACGCCCTGTTGCGCGGCCAGCCCGCTGCCGCGTGGGACGCGCTCCGGCACCTGATTCTGCCTGCTATTGCGCTGGGGACCATCCCCCTGGCGATCATCGCGCGCATCACCCGCTCCAGCCTGCTGGAGGTGCTCGGGCAGGACTATGTGCGAACAGCCCGCGCCAAGGGCCTGGCGAGCCGTACGGTGACGCTCAAGCACGCCCTCAGAAACGCGCTGTTGCCGGTTGTGACGGTGATCGGCCTTCAGGCGGGCGCGCTGTTGGGTGGGGCCGTTCTCACCGAGACGATCTTTTCTTGGCCGGGCCTGGGTTCCTGGCTGTACGAGGCGATCAGCCAACGTGACTACCCGGTGATCCAGGGCGGGGTGATTTTCGCCGCCCTGGTGGTGAGCGTGGTGAATCTGCTCGTGGACCTGAGCTACGCGGCGCTCGATCCGAGAATTCAATACAGATGA
- a CDS encoding S8 family serine peptidase, producing MKRLFALPAVALLVAACGLTTPVETPPPVGTTPPTTGQAVALGTASSGQIEQPLAGTWTVDRASLPAWLTVWPTSGTGDLRLTVRVDRVQGTPTAADQAQLSGEVTVNWQRGEQSGKVTWKVTADQYTLTGRVVDAPQAQGTDVAASSGIRTPDAAAARGVIVKYRSAAAQAQALGERANTELSAAQGATRDALTRLKIPRSGVTALGRRSVRLETADVEEALRVLRADPNVEYAVPNAVLHPQALSAPVVPTDQYAGLQWAYKLLGYGAVWRDMEDGGYTRPVTVAVVDTGVRFDHPDLQGALYGPDEGALDVLGFRPKTDQQPYDNGDGDGPDTDPTDPSTPARSGGSHGTHVTGIIAARWGSIPQFPGCPACSTSGVVGASYRAPIKVLPVRVIDAQGNAEVADVVNALRYAAGLPIALEGKTYTNPHPAQVINLSLGGEISAQTAQPMCEAVADATRAGALVVVAAGNGYGSAPYYPAACEGAVAVGAVTLSGASAPRHASYSNSYSQVMLSAPGGDTLTFFNGGTLNGTPFPDEIFSTDWDYLKNQPMYRPNAGTSQAAPQVSALAALLLSKGVTQGREDTLARLTATATDLGAPGRDSQFGYGMINAAAALSAPAVSNVLGLRIQDSRGFAYQPALDPLGRFTAYLPDGTFQVVAGRDRDGNGIYGETAEPRAERSVTLGPDTTEAKLGDLTPQP from the coding sequence ATGAAACGCCTGTTTGCCCTACCCGCGGTGGCGCTGCTCGTTGCTGCCTGCGGTCTGACGACGCCCGTCGAGACTCCCCCGCCGGTAGGCACAACTCCCCCAACAACGGGGCAAGCGGTCGCCCTCGGCACCGCCTCCTCCGGGCAGATCGAGCAGCCCCTTGCTGGGACGTGGACGGTCGACCGAGCGAGCCTGCCCGCGTGGCTGACCGTATGGCCCACCAGCGGCACGGGTGACCTCCGGCTGACCGTGCGGGTGGACCGGGTGCAGGGCACGCCCACCGCCGCCGATCAGGCGCAGCTCAGCGGCGAGGTGACGGTGAACTGGCAGCGGGGTGAGCAGAGCGGCAAGGTCACCTGGAAGGTCACGGCCGACCAGTACACCCTGACGGGCCGGGTGGTGGACGCCCCGCAGGCGCAGGGGACGGACGTGGCCGCGAGCTCGGGAATCAGGACCCCAGACGCTGCCGCAGCTCGCGGCGTGATCGTGAAATACCGCTCGGCGGCGGCGCAGGCGCAGGCGCTCGGAGAAAGAGCCAACACCGAGCTCAGCGCCGCGCAGGGGGCGACCCGGGACGCCTTGACCCGGCTGAAGATCCCGCGCAGCGGGGTGACGGCTCTGGGCCGCCGCAGCGTCCGCCTAGAAACGGCTGATGTGGAGGAAGCGCTGCGGGTGCTGCGGGCTGATCCCAACGTGGAATACGCCGTGCCTAACGCCGTGCTGCACCCGCAGGCACTCAGCGCGCCCGTCGTGCCGACCGACCAGTACGCGGGCCTGCAATGGGCGTACAAGCTGCTGGGCTACGGGGCCGTGTGGCGCGATATGGAAGACGGAGGCTACACCCGCCCGGTCACGGTCGCGGTGGTGGACACCGGGGTACGCTTTGACCATCCCGACCTTCAGGGGGCGCTCTACGGCCCGGACGAGGGGGCACTCGACGTGCTGGGGTTCCGTCCCAAGACGGACCAGCAGCCCTACGACAACGGCGACGGCGACGGTCCCGACACTGACCCGACCGATCCCAGCACACCGGCACGCAGCGGCGGCAGCCACGGCACACACGTCACCGGCATCATTGCGGCGCGCTGGGGGAGCATCCCGCAGTTTCCAGGCTGCCCGGCGTGCAGCACGAGCGGCGTGGTGGGGGCCTCCTACCGAGCACCCATCAAGGTGCTGCCGGTCCGCGTGATCGACGCCCAGGGCAATGCGGAGGTCGCGGACGTGGTGAACGCCCTGCGCTACGCGGCGGGCCTTCCGATTGCGCTGGAGGGCAAGACCTACACCAATCCGCACCCCGCTCAGGTCATCAATCTCAGCCTCGGTGGGGAAATTTCCGCGCAGACGGCGCAGCCGATGTGCGAGGCGGTGGCGGACGCCACGCGAGCGGGCGCGCTGGTGGTGGTGGCGGCGGGCAACGGCTACGGCAGCGCGCCCTACTACCCGGCCGCCTGTGAGGGCGCGGTGGCGGTCGGGGCCGTGACCCTCTCGGGGGCGAGTGCCCCACGACACGCCAGCTACAGTAACAGCTATTCGCAGGTGATGCTCTCGGCTCCGGGCGGGGACACCCTGACCTTTTTCAACGGGGGGACCCTGAACGGCACGCCCTTCCCGGACGAGATTTTCTCGACCGACTGGGACTACCTCAAGAACCAGCCGATGTACCGGCCCAACGCGGGAACGAGTCAGGCTGCTCCCCAGGTGAGCGCGCTGGCCGCCCTGCTTCTCAGCAAGGGCGTCACACAGGGGCGGGAAGATACCCTGGCCCGCCTGACGGCCACCGCGACCGACCTGGGCGCGCCGGGCCGCGACAGCCAGTTCGGCTACGGCATGATCAATGCGGCAGCGGCGCTCTCGGCCCCAGCCGTAAGCAACGTGCTGGGGCTGCGGATCCAGGACAGCCGCGGCTTTGCCTACCAACCCGCCCTGGACCCGCTGGGCCGTTTTACGGCCTACCTGCCGGACGGCACCTTTCAGGTCGTTGCGGGACGTGACCGCGATGGCAATGGGATCTACGGGGAGACGGCGGAGCCGCGGGCGGAGCGGAGCGTCACGCTCGGGCCCGACACAACGGAGGCCAAGCTGGGTGACCTCACGCCGCAGCCCTGA
- a CDS encoding ABC transporter permease, with protein sequence MTTLSPPGVVRRRQPSIFWRRFRKSTPGKVGAAIVAVFVLLAVLAPIIRPYDPTTDRNYRLNLKPPSVAALWNPEVAEVYRDPVTGTVNPWAAPFGTDNLGRSVAVRVLHGAQLSLKVGVVSTLLALIAGTLLGILAGYFGGWLDSVTGYLTDVMLAFPSILLAIGFASIFSSDTPPAPIAALDQLFALRSPQLVTAMLAVSLVQVPVYMRLARAVVLSVREREFVQAAGALGATQSRMIFRHVLPNSLTPLIVQGALSIATATIEVAALGFLGIGAQPPLPEWGTMISDSRQYYIDAPWTMVFPGLAILLTVLGFNLLGDGLRDVLDPRSTQ encoded by the coding sequence ATGACCACCCTCTCTCCTCCCGGAGTTGTCCGCAGACGCCAGCCCAGCATCTTTTGGCGCCGCTTCCGCAAAAGCACCCCCGGCAAAGTCGGTGCGGCGATTGTGGCGGTTTTTGTGCTGCTGGCGGTGCTCGCGCCGATCATTCGGCCCTACGATCCCACCACTGACCGCAACTACCGCCTGAACCTCAAGCCGCCCTCGGTCGCGGCCCTCTGGAACCCCGAGGTGGCCGAGGTGTACCGCGATCCGGTGACGGGGACGGTGAATCCCTGGGCCGCGCCCTTTGGCACCGACAATCTGGGCCGCAGCGTCGCTGTTCGCGTGCTGCACGGCGCGCAGCTCAGCCTTAAGGTGGGCGTGGTCAGCACGCTGCTCGCCCTGATCGCAGGAACGCTGCTGGGGATCCTGGCCGGGTACTTTGGCGGATGGCTCGACAGTGTGACCGGTTATCTGACGGACGTGATGCTGGCCTTTCCCAGCATCCTGCTCGCAATCGGGTTTGCGAGTATCTTTTCCAGCGACACTCCGCCCGCCCCCATCGCCGCTCTGGACCAGCTGTTTGCCCTGCGTAGTCCGCAGCTTGTGACCGCTATGTTGGCTGTGTCGTTGGTGCAGGTGCCCGTGTATATGCGCCTGGCCCGCGCGGTCGTCCTCAGCGTGCGCGAGCGTGAGTTCGTGCAGGCGGCCGGGGCGCTGGGAGCGACACAAAGCCGCATGATCTTCCGCCACGTGCTGCCCAATAGCCTCACGCCGCTGATCGTCCAAGGTGCCCTGAGCATCGCCACGGCCACCATCGAGGTGGCTGCCCTCGGCTTCTTGGGAATCGGCGCGCAGCCACCGCTGCCGGAGTGGGGGACCATGATCAGCGATTCCCGCCAGTACTACATCGACGCGCCGTGGACGATGGTGTTTCCCGGCCTGGCCATCCTGCTGACGGTGCTGGGCTTTAACCTGCTGGGCGACGGGTTGCGAGACGTGCTCGATCCGCGCAGCACGCAGTGA
- a CDS encoding class I SAM-dependent methyltransferase yields the protein MNYDDFADLYDHQYDLYRDDLHFYAGVAERTGGPVLEVGAGTGRVTAFLARRGVRVVGLEPSARMIERGRARAQAEGLDLTFLQGDAGSFRLEERFKLAIAPFNALMHLYTPAEQLRALENIRAHLNPGGAFVFDLYVPRYGEMNTLRHEGETFYGQDGSRTDVFLVQRHDRPRQHVTTEYYVDTTAPDGTLRRRHYTLTQRYYTRFEVEWLLRCAGFEAPRVTGSFQGGPLTEGSEVMVFQTRVG from the coding sequence GTGAACTACGACGACTTCGCCGACCTCTACGACCACCAGTACGACCTCTACCGCGACGACCTGCACTTCTACGCCGGGGTGGCCGAACGCACGGGCGGGCCGGTTCTGGAGGTGGGGGCCGGAACGGGGCGGGTCACCGCCTTCCTGGCGCGGCGGGGCGTGCGCGTGGTGGGCTTGGAGCCGAGTGCCCGCATGATCGAACGGGGCCGAGCCCGAGCACAGGCAGAGGGGCTGGACCTGACTTTCTTGCAGGGGGATGCGGGGAGTTTTCGCCTGGAGGAGCGCTTTAAGCTGGCCATCGCGCCCTTCAACGCGCTGATGCACCTCTACACGCCCGCCGAGCAACTGCGGGCGCTGGAAAATATTCGGGCGCATCTCAACCCTGGAGGGGCTTTCGTGTTTGACCTGTACGTGCCGCGTTACGGCGAGATGAACACGCTGCGCCACGAGGGCGAGACGTTCTACGGCCAAGACGGCTCACGCACCGACGTCTTTCTCGTGCAGCGGCACGACCGGCCCCGGCAGCACGTGACCACCGAGTACTACGTGGACACCACGGCGCCAGACGGCACCCTGCGGCGGCGGCACTACACCCTGACCCAGCGCTACTACACCCGCTTTGAGGTGGAATGGCTGCTCCGCTGCGCGGGGTTCGAGGCGCCGCGCGTGACGGGCAGCTTCCAGGGCGGGCCGCTCACAGAAGGCAGCGAGGTGATGGTGTTTCAGACGCGGGTGGGCTAA